From one Lycium ferocissimum isolate CSIRO_LF1 chromosome 5, AGI_CSIRO_Lferr_CH_V1, whole genome shotgun sequence genomic stretch:
- the LOC132058484 gene encoding transcriptional regulator SUPERMAN-like produces MENDPNNSSNSQKYQITWSSDELLGLSQVKFYRCSFCKRGFSNAQALGGHMNIHRKDRAKLREISIESSDIKKPISTSPDIPAPSSDDLLQHEVSSDDTSSPSKRPRVTPEEERDHHHHPPPSSKAKEIENHDQHPISKAKDDNHEVIIGGDILQLPLFVDIPSKEVINCEEKQEGNEGMQLSVDSELDLELRLGPEPSNPQ; encoded by the coding sequence ATGGAGAATGATCCTAATAATTCTTCCAACTcccaaaaataccaaataacATGGAGCTCTGATGAATTATTAGGCCTAAGCCAGGTTAAGTTTTATAGGTGTAGTTTTTGTAAAAGAGGGTTCTCCAATGCACAAGCTCTGGGTGGACACATGAATATCCATAGAAAAGATAGAGCCAAGCTTAGAGAAATATCGATCGAAAGTTCAGATATCAAGAAGCCTATCAGTACTTCTCCTGATATTCCGGCACCTTCAAGTGATGACTTATTGCAACACGAAGTATCTAGCGATGACACGAGTAGCCCCTCAAAAAGGCCACGTGTCACACCTGAAGAAGAACgtgatcatcatcatcatcctcctcCTAGTTCGAAagcaaaagaaattgaaaatcaTGATCAGCATCCTATTTCCAAAGCAAaagatgataatcatgaagtgATCATTGGGGGTGATATTTTACAATTACCCTTGTTTGTGGACATTCCATCAAAAGAAGTAATCAATTGTGAGGAAAAACAAGAAGGAAATGAGGGCATGCAATTGAGTGTTGATTCAGAATTGGATCTTGAGCTTCGGTTAGGGCCGGAACCTTCAAATCCTCAATAA